ACAGGTTATAATCCCTGTGTACAGTATGAATGGATGGTAGCCCTATGGACGGATTCAAACATGACGTTGTCAAAAAAATGCATTGGTGATAACTGGCCGAGGGTAGGCCTCAGTAGGCTAGCTCGTTTAATAttattatacagtaataataacaAAGCCAAATGTTTGTTTCCCCCTTTATCTAAACTGTTGCatgtttaagcaataaggcccgaggaggcgtggtatattggccaatataccacggctaagggctgttcttacgcgcGACGCAACTCAGAGTGCCTGgatcttagccgtggtatattggccatgtactaTAAACCCCCGAGgcaccttattgctattataaactggctaccaatgtaattagagcagtaaaaatacatgttttgtcatacccgtggtatacggtctgatatactgatatactgcccgccaatcagcattcagggctcaaaccacccagtttataatataatttaaaaactgggtggttcgaggacctgaatgctgattggctgaaagctgtggtataccAGGGGTATGCCAAAACATTTATTGTTACTtttctaattaagttggtaaccagtttataatagcaatatggtacctcgggggtttgtggtatatggctaatgtaccacagctaagggctgtatgcaGGCACTCAAGAGTTGCATTGTGACAAAGAacatcccttagccgtggtatactggccatataccacacctcctcgggccttattactTAATTATAACATGATGGAAGACGCGTGTTCAGAGAAGGTTGACTTCCTTTCGCTATAGTATTCCTATTGGTAAGTGTCTATGCACCTGTTAAACCCGTCCGCCAATCACACGTCCATGTTAATGTACTCCAAGATGGCGACCTCCACCGTTCTGTATTATACGGTATCGGCAATTGCCACAAAAGGACATTATTGACACACGTCAAAACTTTTATTGTTGGTTGCTGCAAAGACAAGCCGGTTTAGTATATCGAATCTGAAACGCTAAAATCTTCTCCAATGCGTTGCACATTTGTAGAACTGCGCGCCGTGTTAGACTGAGGGGATTTGCATTAACCGAGCATGGCCACCGACAACATAATTCATTTCTGGAGGAAAAACGCGAAGGTTCCAGGAAGGTATGTTTCAGTTCTCCCTCTCGTTAATGATGAATAATCGTTCGTGATTTTTAAGATTATAAATGTGTATTCTGATAACGAGTTAACTCTGTATTTTAGTGGGCATAGTAGCGTTGGTTTTGCGTAATTACAGTGTCATTAAATGTTAATAAAAACACATGCTTAACCTTGTTTGATAGATAGCTAGTTTATGAAGCCGTTATGCGCAGGTTATCATTTTTCgccatgaatcttgttctggggGCCGCTGTGCAGAGTGGTCACtcgctggcacagccacaaagtcatacaatCGTATTTTAAACCTAGCCACACTGCTAAACCtaataactaaccctaaccttaaattaagtctaaaaagctattttcttgttttcatacatttttacagtatagccaattttgactttgcagctgttCTATGGGggaatcgctcagttctgcctccaggacaagactcatgacaataaacataAACCTTCCCTTTAGGCAATACGGAAGTGGTGGTCTTTGTTGCACATTGGAGCTCATGAGGTAATCTTCATGCCTTTGTCTTGGCTACCATATGTCCACACAACATGTCAGGTGGTCTGTAATGGGTGAACGTTGACATCTAGGATAAGCAGGAAAGACTGAGAAAATACTTCAGAAACGTCCCCAATACAGTATTACCAAATAGATTGGCATTATGGCCTTTCTTGTGGAACAACCTTTATGGCTGGGAAAATTGACCGAAATGGACACAATGTGTCTCATCTCTGGAGGCAGGTGCCAAGGTAATGTGAGTGGTCTCTAAGGATTGGGTGTTGTCTTTGGTGGTAGCCACAATGCAAACACTAGTGCCAAGAACAGGAAGTAAAATTTTTCCCAATCCCTGACAGAACAAGCTATGTAATAAGCTGTTATGAGATACCAACCAGACAGGGTTATTGCCATTGTACAAATGAATAGTCTACTAAAAGGCTACTAGATCATGTCGATATCCTACAATATCCTCCTAAGACCCAGCTGATGAGCCACTTCATTACAACATTAGCTATTATTGTGTTAAagaggcaatctgcagttgctacgtatatatatatatatatatatatatatatatatatatatatatttttttttaaacttatacTGTATAGCATTAAAATGTATTGCCTcgtggttaaaactataatgttgatataatggatggtcagtccttgaagTTAAGAGTgggtacatttctccagccccatccctcagcttcttACCGAAACAGTGAGGCTTTGTTCTTGTTTTAACTGCTGATTGCTGTTTTAAAGACCCAGTAACTTGACTGATTTAGTCATCTACGACAGTAGGGCTATTTCTTCTCCAACCGAGCTTGGTTCACGTCAGAAACACAAAGGGAgacacacggggggggggggggcgttggaCTGTGTGTTGCAGGTCTCAGGTCTTGTAGCATCATCAGATCGGTGGTGAGTGGATACTCTCCATGGGGTGTCAGTAAGGCTGTCGCCTCACGTCACATAATGTGTTACAGCTGTACTCCTACTGTACCATTTTCCAAACCCCgaagaggagaggttcatagtttagggggggggggagataagaAAAAATGAAGTCCTCTGTCTGCCCATAGTGGTTGCTCTGGGGAGTCAATGCTTTATGAACCTGGCAAATTCATAATGAGTCCGCTATAATGGCCAACATTGTCAATGAAAACATGAAAAGAGGCCTCAGTGAGCCCACGTTCTCCCCAGTGAAGTGCTGCTAGGCCACTGCTCTTTCTCCTCTACAGTATACAGCCAGTTTATGGAGCACAGCATCCTCCCCTTGACCCCAGAATACACCGCACGTAAGTGCTCTGCATGCAGCCCGCAGGGATTCTTTTTCATCCTTCATTCAgcattttctatttttttatatTTCTATTTGTATGCTTACTTTAGATCGTGGATGTTCGTGTCTATATTGCCAAAAGCCCTTGAACATGTGTGGATGAGAATGGCACTGTTGGTTTGATTGTGCCACGTTAACGCTCCCAAACACACCGACAGCATCattgcatttttttgttgtttgtttggtacaccagaattacattcatttccaatgaaacgctgcgtttgccttgcagcattgcgcgtcgcagaggcagttgcagtgcgcgTTCGGtgtggtgcacacacacacacacacacacacacacacacaatggatttATAGAACTCGGTGTGCAGTCAAACTGTCCGCTGTAGTTGGCTTAACAGAAACGGTAGCAGGAGGTGAACGTTGGAACTTGTGTTGTAGAaacatccagatgatgctgcgtactgCTGTGCGTAACGACGCCGTCGGTGTGTTTGGAAGCGTAACACATTGGTCTTTCTTTTTACGCTATTTGTTTTGTTGGCCTTTTTTATGCCATTTGGTCAGCTGTTCCTTTTTTATATTGTATGTTGTCCCATGCATCGTCTTGTCTTTACCATGAGAGTGCTGTAGATACTCAATGGTATCTTCATTGTATCAGTGACACgtagattacatttttttcctccccctttttctctctgcAGGTTTCCTAAAGACACTCCCAAGGGAAACAATCTCAAGTCTAAAAAAGCATCTAGTTTCCACGAATTTGCCCGTAGCACCAACGACGCCTGGGACATTAATGACGAGGACGATGAGGACTTGTTAGCTCCCATTCACCCCTCATCTCTCCCGTCCACCCTGCACCAGGTGCCTCCCCTTCCTTTACAACAACCCAGTGACACCACCAGGGAGCCAGACACGGGGCCTGCAGACCGGCTGGCTCCCCCAACAGCAGAGGGCTGTCTTCAGCAGGAGGAGGACGCAGACTGTGGACAGATCAATGGCAGAGTGGTGGTGAAGTCCAGCAGTGAGGCCCTGCTCAACACCAATACAGGTAATGTGGACACTGGACACTAAAGTCAGGGGTGGGGTGTATTTTAGGAAACATGTCTTTGCATTTAGTGTTCATATCCCATGTGGATGTATTAAAGATACTTCTCATTATCAACTAAAAACTGATATTGTTGATAGTCTGCTCTTTGCGACTTGTCCCATGATCCTCCACTCTGGGTCTCTTCCTCCACAGTGCGCTCCACCCTGCAGAAGCAACAGTCTCTCCCAGTTCGTCCTATCATCCCGTTAGTCGCCAGAATCTCTGACCAAAATTCCTCTGGGGCCCCAATCATGACAGTGCGAGACAAGAGCCGATTGGACAAATTCAAATACCTTCTGTCCTGTCCTAACACCGACCTTGGTGAGAATAAACTCCACCTTATAGATTGAAATAACTAATTCAAGGCCAATGTTGTGTTTacaatgtatgtactgtattctcaTTCTATCTCCTGGTCCTTGTGATCCACAGAGGAGCTCCGGAAGCACAGCTGGTCAGGTATTCCACGAGAAGTGAGGCCCATTACATGGAGGCTCCTCTCTGTAAGTACCATGATGACCTTTGACTCGCTCTTTATAAGTACATTGATGACCTTTGACTAGGCAGGAGATCACACACAAGGAGTATGACGATTGACCCACCCcccaccttttgccctcagagcagtctcaatttgtcagggcatggactctacaatgtgtcgaaagcattccacagagatgctggcccatgttgactccaatgcttcacacagttgtgtcaagtaggCTGGATGTCCCTTAAGGGGTGGACCAGTTTTTGATActcacgggaaactgttgagcgtgaaaaacccagcagcgttgcagttcttgacacgaaCCGGTGCACctgccacctactaccatacccaaaGGCAGTTAAACCTTTTGTTTTGCCCActaaccctctgaatggcacacagacacaatccatgtctcaagtctTATAaacccttctttaacccgtctcctccttttcatctacaccgattgaagtggatttaacaagagacatcaataaacgatcaaagctttcacctggtcagtctgtgtcatggaaagagcaggtgttcttaatgttttgtacactaagtgTAGTATATATGACAACTACAAACACATTGGGTATTTGTTGTGATATGATCTACATAATCTTGACTGTAGTATTGACCCTTGACTCGTATCACTCTTCTACCCTGTTCTAGTACTGTTCACATCTTCAAGAGAAtatcctcttttcttctctttcatTGTCGTCCTCTCTGTCATGGCAGGGTTACCTCCCAGCCAACATGGAGCGCAGAGACCTGGtgctgaagaggaagagagatgagtaCTTTGGCTTCATTGAACAGTATTACCACTCCAGGACAGACGAAACTTACAAAGACACATATAGACAGGTAATACATGAGTCACCAAAGCACTAAATCCTAACAACCAATGCTACCCACTCTGGTGAGTCAGTGTTTAAGTAGAATATGCCTACTGTAGTGAGTCAGTGTTTAAGTAGCCCTACCTACTGTAGTGAGTCAGTGTTTAAGTAGGATATATCTACTGTAGTGAGTCCTTGTTTAAGTAGCCCTGTCTACTGTCGTGAGTCAGTGTTTAAGTAGCCCTGTCTTCTGTAGTGAATCAATATTTAAGTAGAATATGACTACTGTAGTGAGTCAGTGTTTAAGTAGCCCTGCCTACTGTAGTGAGTCAGTGTTTAAGTAGCCCCGTCTACTGTAGTGAGTCAGTGTTTAAGTAGGATATGCCTACTGTAGTGAGTCAGTGTTTAAGTAGCCCTGCCTTCTGTAGTGAGTCAGTGTTTAAGTAGCCCTGCCTACTGAAGTGAGTCAGTGTTTAAGTATCCCTGTCTACTGTAGTGAGTCAGTGTTTAAGTAAAATATGTCTACTGTAGTGAGTCAGTGTTTAAGTAAAATATGCCTACTGTAGTGAGTCAGTGTTTAAGTAGAATATGCCTACTGTAGTGAGTCAGTGTTTAAGTAGAATAATCCTACTGTAGTGAGTCAGTGTTTAAGTAGAATAATCCTACTGTAGTGAGTCAGTGTTTAAGTATCCCTGCCTACTGTAGTGAGTCAGTGTTTAAGTAGCCCTGCCTACTGAAGTGAGTCAGTGTTTAAGTATCCCTGTCTACTGTAGTGAGTCAGTGTTTAAGTAAAATATGCCTACTGTAGTGAGTCAGTGTTTAAGTAGAATATGCCTACTGTAGTGAGTCAGTGTTTAAGTAGAATAATCCTACTGTAGTGAGTCAGTGTTTAAGTAGCCCTGCCTTCTGTAGTGAGTCAGTGTTTAAGTAGCCCTGCATACTGTAGTGAGTCAGTGTTTAAGTTGAATATGTCTACTGTAGAGAGTCAGTGTTTAAGTATCCCTGTCTACTGTAGTGAGTCAGTGTTTAAGTAGAATATGCCTACTGTAGTGAGTCAGTGTTTAAGTAGATTAATCCTACTGTAGTGAGTCAGTGTTTAAATAGAATAATCCTACTGTAGTGAGTCAGTGTTTAAGTAGCCCTGCCTTCTGTAGTGAGTCAGTGTTTAAGTAGCCCTGCATACTGTAGTGAGTCAGTGTTTAAGTTGAATATGTCTACTGTAGAGAGTCAGTGTTTAAGTATCCCTGTCTACTGTAGTGAGTCAGTGTTTAAGTAGAATATGCCTACTGTAGTGAGTCAGTGTTTAAGTAGATTAATCCTACTGTAGTGAGTCAGTGTTTAAATAGAATAATCCTACTGTAGTGAGTCAGTGTTTAAGTAGCCCTGTCTACTGTAGTGAGTCAGTGTTTAAGTATCCCTGTCTACTGTAGTGAGTCAGTGTTTAAGTAGCCCTGTCTACTGTAGTGAGTCAGTGTTTAAGTAGAATATGCCTACTGTAGTGAGTCAGTGTTTAAGTATCCCTGTCTACTGTAGTGAGTCAGTGTTTAAGTAGAATATTCCTACTGTAGTGAGTCAGTGTTTAAGTATCCCTGTCTACTGTAGTGAGTCAGTGTTTAAGTATCCCTGTCTACTGTAGTGAGTCAGTGTTTAAGTAGCCCTGTCTACTGTAGTGAGTCAGTGTTTAGTAGCCCGTGCTTTGTTTCCACAGATCCACATCGATATTCCAAGGACAAATCCACTAATTCCACTTTTCCAGCAGCCCACTGTGCAAGAGGTGagcttctctctctcaggtcttcATACTAGTTGCCTGGCTTGGATGGACAGTCTGCCAATTCCACTTTTTGATATTCTGGAGAGAAGTTTTGTTACAACGTAATAGACATGACATTTCACTTTGGATTGAATCCTGTCCTGTCTGTGCCTTCATGTGTTCAATCAGGTGTTTGAGAGGATCCTCTTCATCTGGGCTATCCGCCATCCAGCCAGCGGCTATGTCCAGGGAATCAATGACTTGGTCACTCCATTCTTTGTTGTCTTCCTCTCCGAATTTGTTGGTAGGTTTGGCTGGAGGATAAGGATTTTTTTGTAgggtttgatacattttttgttagggcaaatcaagtctgacattttaaagtggaaattacaaactttagaagccatTTTAACCCacgaatacactacaagtttgtatTTCCTCCTGTGCAGTAaacaattctcagcaacaaaagcgatcaaattaagatcctataccTGTAGAGGAGGACGGGCTCAGTGTAATGGCTGGCATGGAATAaattgaatggtatcaaacacatcaaacctATAGAAACCATGTgtaatttattccattccagccattacaatgtgCCTGTCCTCTTATAGCTCTTCCCAAGAGCCTCCTCTGGTGGGTGTCATAGATTTCTGTCCAACCAGATGAGGCTTGTCCATATGAAAGGAAAATGACCTCTGAATCCTCTGACAGGGTGTCCAATTATCTTGTTTTATATTACATACAGAAGGATTAAAGCATACATTTTTCCTGTCTGGATATTTGTCAGCATTACAAACCAGTCGGCTTCCCTTAGTGCACATGTCAAACTcaaatatatctattttttttatcAAACCACCCGTGGGGCGAATTGAATTGGGTTTGAGTAATACTTTTTCTTTGTATCCCTCCCGGGAAAACGGTCTCAATCGACAttgaaatgactaaaaccaaatggaaactgtagaaatgataatggcGCTACATTtacagtctcttcactctgtccagatAGATAagagtcatctatagtctcttcactctgtccagcttgataacagtcatttatagtctcttcactctgtccagatAGATAagagtcatctatagtctcttcactctgtccagcttgataacagtcatctatagtctcttcactctgtatAGCTTcctaacagtcatctatagtctcttcactctgtccagctagataacagtcatcgaAACGAAAGCTAGGCAGTCAGGGAGCATCGAAAATGCCAAAACTCCTCTTTTTTTTGTGCACATTTTTACGGCAAGAAAAAATAATCATCTTTAAGTGCGGGCCCCAGGACCTCAGGGAAGACCCCTGCCTTAGTGAACTGGAAGTAGGGTTGTGTTTCGCTGACCGTGCACTGATCGTTTGGGTTTACATCCacagaggaggatgtggagaattTTGACGTAGCTTCCCTGCCTCTTAACACCCAGAGGAACATTGAGGCAGACAGCTTCTGGTGCATGACCAAGCTGCTGGAtgggatacaggttagtaatgtTAGTCAGTTATTTTTCTGCATCTGCTCTTATGGTCTTCATTCTGACCCACTGTTGTCCCCAGCAgcaacccctccccccccccttcACAATCACAAATAAAATCATCCTGGTGACGTGTTGTTGATACTGTTGTTTAATCTGTGCAGGACAACTACACTTTTGCTCAGCCAGGGATTCAGAACAATGTGAAAGCTTTGGAAGAATTGGTCAGCAGAATCGATGGTGAGATATGATCTCCTCATGTTGTTACCGTATCTGAGGTAAGATCTTACCTTTTAATTCATATGAAAGTAGATCTCCAGTCTCCCATCATTTTCAGATGGCCTCAGGGTCAGTTTTCATCCTCTCTGTGTTTTCTCTACTCGCTGTGTGACTGTGTCCTTTTTCTCTCACAGAGGACATACACAACTACTTTAAGAGGTATGAGGTGGAGTACCTGCAGTTTGCTTTTCGTTGGATGAACAACCTGCTGATGAGAGAGCTGCCTCTACGCTGCACCATACGCCTCTGGGACACCTatcaggtgacacacacacacacacacacacataatcaaatgtatttattttatttttatttatttatttatatagcccttcgtacatcagctgatatctcaaagtgctgtacagaaacccagcctaaaacccccaaacagcaagcaatgcaggtgtagaagcacggtggctaggaaaaactccctggacaCAGATAGATATGTGCATTGAAACCTTTGTGTTTAGTTCTGAATGTCTGAGTGATTTACAGAGCTGATCTGTACGTGTTCTACACATGCTGACCGGTCGTGTATCCCTGCAGGCTGAACAAGAGGGCTTCTCCCACTTCCACCTCTATGTCTGTGCTGCTTTCCTGATCGAGTGGCGCAAAGAGATCCTCTCCATGGTCGATTTTCAGGTACCATTAATTCTATCCTTTCTTGAGATTTGTTTGAGTGAACAATACTTGAGTACTTTCTAtttgaaaatgtgtattttttttttgtatgacCTGACCCCTCCAGTGAAAAGCTCTCATTAAAAACAGATCTGCATATTTCGGTGTTCATGACACTTGCAGATTGTGACTGAGGCCCACCAGAGTTTATTTGCACACTTCCACCCACCCGGTTCCAAACATGGTATTAATGTCATCAAATGTGTCTTTGGCTTTCCAGGGTCTTCTCATGTTACTCCAGAACCTTCCCACAATCCACTGGGGGAATGAGGAAGTGGGCCTTCTCCTGGCTGAAGCGTACAGACTCAAGTACATGTTCGCTGACGCGCCCAATCACTACAGGAGATAGGCTTCTATGCAATGGTGTAAAACAGATTCTGATATACTGTTAGGAGGAATgtacggtttccttcctctctttgaTATGACTGGCCGACATATAGCTTGCACACAGGTACAGAATAATTAGCTCAGAATAGGAACCCTCAAACCCTATTTCTACTATAGTTTTCTTGCAGGTTCTCTCTGTTTGTTAAGACTTTTGTTGACAAGTTACATTCCACTGACACTGCAGCGTATTATCTCCGAGCCACTGGCTTAGACATGTCAGTAGTAGTCTGTTACAATTCATGCGGTAGAGTAGTAGGTTCTGGACATACAACACAGCTAAtcctcaactgactaggtatccccctttcccttcaaCCTTACTCCTATTAACCATAACCTTATGTGAGTTCTGGTATTGACGCTCTATGCTGTTCTGGTAtgggaactctatactgttctggaattggaactctacactgttctggtattggaactctatagtgttctggtattggaactctacgcTGTTCTGGTAtgggaactctatactgttctggtattggaactctatactgttctggtattggaactctacgctgttctggtattggaactctatactgtcctggaattggaactctatactgttctggtattggaactctacactgttctggtattggagctctatactgttctggtatgggaactctatactgttctggtattggaactctacactgttctggtattggaactctacgctgttctggtattggaactctacgctgttctggtattggaactctatactgttctggtattggaactctatactgttctggtattggaactctatactgttctggtattagaactctatactgttctggtattggaactctatactgttctggtattggaactctacgcTGTTCTGGTATTGGAGATCTATGCTGTTCTGGTATTGCAGCTCTATGCTGTTCTGGTATTGAACTCTATACTGTTATGGTATTGAGCTCTATGCTGTTCTGGTATTGCAGCTCTATGCTGTTCTGGTATTGAACTCTATACTTTTCTGGTAttgaactctatactgttctggtattgaaGCTCTATGCTGTTCTGGTATTGCAGCTCTATGCTGTTCTGGTAttgaactctatactgttctggtattgaactctatactgttctggtattgcaGCTCTATGCTGTTCTGGTATTGCAGCTCTATGCTGTTCTGGTAttgaactctatactgttctggtattgaactctatactgttctggtattgaactctatactgttctggtattgaactctatactgttctggtattgaaCTCTATACTTTTCTGGTATTGGAGCTCTATGCTGTTCTGGTATTGCAGCTCTatgctgttctggtattggagctCTATGCTGTTCTGGTATTGCAGCTCTatgctgttctggtattggagctCTATGCTGTTCTGGTATTGCAGCT
This window of the Oncorhynchus clarkii lewisi isolate Uvic-CL-2024 chromosome 16, UVic_Ocla_1.0, whole genome shotgun sequence genome carries:
- the LOC139368970 gene encoding TBC1 domain family member 22B-like isoform X1 — protein: MATDNIIHFWRKNAKVPGSIQPVYGAQHPPLDPRIHRTFPKDTPKGNNLKSKKASSFHEFARSTNDAWDINDEDDEDLLAPIHPSSLPSTLHQVPPLPLQQPSDTTREPDTGPADRLAPPTAEGCLQQEEDADCGQINGRVVVKSSSEALLNTNTVRSTLQKQQSLPVRPIIPLVARISDQNSSGAPIMTVRDKSRLDKFKYLLSCPNTDLEELRKHSWSGIPREVRPITWRLLSGYLPANMERRDLVLKRKRDEYFGFIEQYYHSRTDETYKDTYRQIHIDIPRTNPLIPLFQQPTVQEVFERILFIWAIRHPASGYVQGINDLVTPFFVVFLSEFVEEDVENFDVASLPLNTQRNIEADSFWCMTKLLDGIQDNYTFAQPGIQNNVKALEELVSRIDEDIHNYFKRYEVEYLQFAFRWMNNLLMRELPLRCTIRLWDTYQAEQEGFSHFHLYVCAAFLIEWRKEILSMVDFQGLLMLLQNLPTIHWGNEEVGLLLAEAYRLKYMFADAPNHYRR
- the LOC139368970 gene encoding TBC1 domain family member 22B-like isoform X2, which gives rise to MATDNIIHFWRKNAKVPGRFPKDTPKGNNLKSKKASSFHEFARSTNDAWDINDEDDEDLLAPIHPSSLPSTLHQVPPLPLQQPSDTTREPDTGPADRLAPPTAEGCLQQEEDADCGQINGRVVVKSSSEALLNTNTVRSTLQKQQSLPVRPIIPLVARISDQNSSGAPIMTVRDKSRLDKFKYLLSCPNTDLEELRKHSWSGIPREVRPITWRLLSGYLPANMERRDLVLKRKRDEYFGFIEQYYHSRTDETYKDTYRQIHIDIPRTNPLIPLFQQPTVQEVFERILFIWAIRHPASGYVQGINDLVTPFFVVFLSEFVEEDVENFDVASLPLNTQRNIEADSFWCMTKLLDGIQDNYTFAQPGIQNNVKALEELVSRIDEDIHNYFKRYEVEYLQFAFRWMNNLLMRELPLRCTIRLWDTYQAEQEGFSHFHLYVCAAFLIEWRKEILSMVDFQGLLMLLQNLPTIHWGNEEVGLLLAEAYRLKYMFADAPNHYRR